The region CCGTGGTGGCGCTGATCTCGCTGGGCGACGGGCTCAAGCAGACGGCCGCGGGCTTCATTCACCTCGGGAAGGCGGACATCGGGCTGTTCCAGAAGGGCATCGCCGATCCCACGGCGTCCGTGCTGCCCACGTCGATGGTCGCGCGGATCGAGGCGCAGCCTGGCGTGGCGCGCGCCACCCCGGTGCAGCTCATCACGGAGGGCATCCGCGGCCAGGGCGCAGCGATCGCCTTCGGTCTAGATCCGAACGGCTTCGACGCCGGGCGGCTCGTCACGCTGCGTGGCCGGCATTCACTGGCGCCAGGGCAGGCGATGGTGGGCGACCAGTTCGCCAAGCAGACGGGCACCGCGCCGGGCGCGACGCTTCTTGTGAAGAAGCGGCGCTTCAAGGTGGCCGGCGTGTTCCACTCGGGCACGACGTTTCAGGACTCGGGGGTGGTGATCCCGCTCGCGGCCGCGCAGCAGATCGCCGGGCATCCCGAAGGCGCGACCACGATCGCGGTTGCGCTCGATCGCGGCGCCAAGGCGAAGGCTGTGTCGAGGCAACTCGAGCGCACCTTCCCCGGCACCGTGGTGATCAACGACCCGGACGAGGCCGCGCGTGCCGACGCCAACAGCCTGCTCATCAGCAAGGCGGTACTGGTGATCGTGGTGCTGGCGCTCGCGATCGGCGGGATCGCCGTGACGAACACGATGGCGATGGCGGTGCTGGAGCGTGAGCGCGAGCTCGCA is a window of Thermoleophilaceae bacterium DNA encoding:
- a CDS encoding ABC transporter permease, which gives rise to MVGLVVADLRRRPARTLLTATGIAVGVAAVVALISLGDGLKQTAAGFIHLGKADIGLFQKGIADPTASVLPTSMVARIEAQPGVARATPVQLITEGIRGQGAAIAFGLDPNGFDAGRLVTLRGRHSLAPGQAMVGDQFAKQTGTAPGATLLVKKRRFKVAGVFHSGTTFQDSGVVIPLAAAQQIAGHPEGATTIAVALDRGAKAKAVSRQLERTFPGTVVINDPDEAARADANSLLISKAVLVIVVLALAIGGIAVTNTMAMAVLERERELALLSAVGWKPFRVAGLILGEGVGVSMLGAGMGLAMGLAFSSIAVNALSAQAFVSPHITAWGLGRGCLVGVAIGVLGGLYPAWRVTRLMPAESLARA